From a region of the Azospirillum formosense genome:
- a CDS encoding cation diffusion facilitator family transporter, translating into MTQGPRGHGAHHHDHEDHGHGHDHGHGHSHTATVTADSERRILLVLLMTASLMVVEVVGGVLSGSLALLADAGHMLTDAAALALAWLAFRLGRRPSDRRRSFGYHRLQVLAAFVNGLSLFLLSAWILWEAAQRLMEPQPVLGGTMMAVAVLGGLGNLAGFYILHRGDRGNLNVRGAALHVLGDLLGSVAAVVAAGIILWTGWTPIDPILSVLVALLILRGAWEVVRQSAHILVEGTPVGIDVDELRSALHEAVPAVTDIHHVHVWSLTAERPLLTMHAVVAPETDRDAVLRDLVETLRGRFGIGHATVQVETGPCPDGREMHHAA; encoded by the coding sequence GTGACTCAGGGACCGCGGGGCCACGGCGCCCATCACCACGATCACGAGGATCATGGGCATGGGCATGACCACGGCCACGGGCATTCCCACACGGCGACGGTGACGGCCGACAGCGAGCGGCGGATCCTGTTGGTCCTGCTGATGACCGCCAGCCTGATGGTGGTGGAGGTGGTGGGCGGCGTGCTGTCCGGGTCGCTCGCCCTGCTGGCCGACGCCGGGCACATGCTGACCGACGCGGCGGCGCTGGCGCTCGCCTGGCTGGCCTTCCGGCTGGGGAGGCGCCCATCGGACCGGCGGCGCAGCTTCGGCTACCACCGGCTCCAGGTCCTCGCCGCCTTCGTCAACGGCCTCAGCCTGTTCCTGCTCTCCGCCTGGATCCTGTGGGAGGCGGCGCAGCGGCTGATGGAACCCCAGCCGGTGCTGGGCGGGACCATGATGGCGGTGGCGGTGCTGGGCGGGCTGGGCAACCTCGCCGGCTTCTATATCCTGCACCGCGGCGACCGCGGGAACCTGAACGTCCGCGGCGCCGCCCTGCATGTGCTGGGCGACCTGCTCGGCTCGGTCGCGGCGGTCGTGGCGGCGGGCATCATCCTGTGGACCGGCTGGACGCCCATCGACCCCATCCTCTCAGTGCTGGTCGCCCTGCTGATCCTGCGCGGCGCCTGGGAGGTGGTGCGGCAGAGCGCCCACATCCTGGTGGAGGGCACGCCGGTCGGCATCGACGTGGACGAGTTGCGCAGCGCCCTGCACGAGGCGGTTCCAGCGGTCACCGACATCCATCACGTCCATGTCTGGTCGCTCACGGCGGAACGGCCACTGCTGACCATGCACGCCGTGGTGGCGCCGGAAACCGACCGCGACGCGGTGCTGCGTGACCTCGTCGAGACCCTGCGCGGACGCTTCGGCATCGGCCACGCCACGGTCCAGGTGGAAACCGGTCCCTGCCCCGACGGCCGGGAGATGCACCACGCGGCCTGA
- a CDS encoding transporter substrate-binding domain-containing protein, with product MLLLLAAVGPVRAAPIDSAPLGPAPRGTALDLVTGNDFAPFTGEDLPEGGLLTDIVRRAFGEVGLRYEVRFMPWRRGYDGVLAGRFLGTFPYVRTPDRAMEMLFSDPLLEVRQLVYLSVHSGMAFNGPEDFRGRRVCAPVGYALPPELAELAAAGALTRESPADLPACVRMVASGRVDAFVIDEFTGRSAVAKAAAGEEIRVASLPYARAGQHLILSRSLPEAAAILAAFNAGLKKLKDGGAFEEMLRRHLSAAP from the coding sequence ATGCTCTTGCTGCTGGCGGCCGTCGGCCCCGTCCGGGCCGCCCCGATCGATTCGGCGCCCCTCGGCCCGGCCCCCCGCGGCACGGCTCTGGACTTGGTCACCGGCAACGACTTCGCGCCCTTCACCGGGGAGGACCTGCCGGAGGGCGGCCTGCTAACCGACATCGTGCGCCGCGCCTTCGGCGAGGTCGGGCTGCGCTACGAGGTGCGCTTCATGCCCTGGCGCCGCGGCTACGACGGCGTGCTGGCGGGCAGGTTCCTCGGCACCTTCCCCTATGTCCGCACGCCGGACCGCGCCATGGAGATGCTGTTCTCCGACCCGCTGCTGGAAGTGCGCCAGCTCGTCTACCTGTCCGTCCACAGCGGTATGGCGTTCAACGGTCCGGAGGATTTCCGGGGCCGCAGGGTCTGCGCGCCGGTCGGCTACGCCCTGCCGCCGGAACTGGCGGAGCTGGCCGCGGCGGGAGCCCTTACGCGCGAAAGCCCGGCGGACCTGCCGGCCTGCGTGCGCATGGTCGCCTCGGGCCGGGTGGACGCCTTCGTCATCGACGAGTTCACCGGGCGCAGCGCGGTGGCGAAGGCGGCGGCCGGGGAGGAGATCCGTGTCGCTTCCTTGCCCTACGCCCGCGCCGGGCAGCACCTGATTCTCTCCCGCTCCTTGCCGGAGGCGGCGGCGATCCTGGCCGCCTTCAACGCGGGATTGAAGAAGCTGAAGGACGGCGGCGCCTTCGAGGAGATGCTGCGCCGCCATCTGTCCGCCGCGCCGTGA
- a CDS encoding dynamin family protein: MTPRQALQQRLAALDAHLRAENPNLLPVIPTFRNFDRVLVRLGLLGPHESLTTRIPWWPMIAVLGTFSAGKSTFLNGYLGAPLQNTGNQAVDDKFTVICHGPDTRREALPGTALNADPRFPFYRIADEIEKVAAGEGKRIDNYLQLKTLSGDRARGKIFIDSPGFDADDQRRSVLRLVDHIVELSDLVLVFFDGRHPEPGAMQDTLKHLVAKTVDRADARKVCYILNQIDTTAKEDNLEAVFGAWQRAIAQAGLVSGRFYALYDSKSAVAIADDAVRARYEARRDSDLAELQVRINEVEVARAYRIVGMIDSLVKELKGEIVPQLAAAMKRWRKLVLIGDAVWLALLALLFGGIASLAGGDTVSAFLSWLTQSQPAWAGGLPVGVLAALVVLGGLFGAGHFWLRSFMAKRVARSLPERYGDVDLNLQQGFLRNTRFFRSIFRKKPVGWSGGAEKRIFSIREAVAEHVQRINDLFTDPAGRRNRAPAE, encoded by the coding sequence ATGACCCCCAGGCAAGCCCTCCAGCAGCGCCTCGCCGCCCTGGACGCGCATCTCCGCGCGGAAAACCCGAACCTCCTCCCGGTCATTCCGACCTTCCGCAATTTCGACCGGGTGCTGGTCCGGCTGGGCCTGCTGGGGCCGCACGAGTCGCTGACCACGCGCATTCCCTGGTGGCCGATGATCGCGGTGCTGGGCACCTTCTCCGCGGGCAAGTCCACCTTCCTGAACGGCTATCTCGGCGCGCCGCTGCAGAACACCGGCAACCAGGCGGTGGACGACAAGTTCACGGTGATCTGCCACGGGCCGGACACCCGGCGGGAGGCCCTGCCGGGCACCGCGCTGAACGCCGATCCGCGCTTCCCCTTCTACCGGATCGCCGACGAGATCGAGAAGGTCGCGGCGGGCGAGGGCAAGCGCATCGACAACTATCTGCAGCTCAAGACGCTGTCCGGCGACCGGGCGCGCGGCAAGATCTTCATCGACTCGCCGGGCTTCGACGCCGACGACCAGCGCCGCTCGGTGCTGCGGCTGGTCGATCACATCGTCGAGCTGTCCGACCTCGTGCTGGTCTTCTTCGACGGACGCCACCCGGAGCCGGGGGCGATGCAGGACACGCTGAAGCATCTGGTGGCGAAGACGGTGGACCGCGCCGACGCGCGCAAGGTTTGCTACATCCTCAACCAGATCGACACGACGGCGAAGGAGGACAATCTGGAGGCGGTGTTCGGCGCCTGGCAGCGCGCCATCGCCCAGGCCGGTCTGGTGTCGGGCCGCTTCTACGCGCTCTATGACAGCAAGTCGGCGGTCGCCATCGCCGACGACGCCGTGCGCGCCCGCTACGAGGCGCGGCGCGACTCCGACCTCGCCGAACTCCAGGTGCGCATCAACGAGGTGGAGGTCGCCCGCGCCTACCGCATCGTCGGCATGATCGACAGCCTCGTGAAGGAGCTGAAGGGCGAGATCGTCCCGCAGCTCGCCGCGGCGATGAAGCGCTGGCGCAAGCTGGTGCTGATCGGCGACGCGGTGTGGCTGGCCCTGCTGGCGCTGCTGTTCGGCGGGATCGCCAGCCTCGCCGGCGGCGACACGGTGTCGGCCTTCCTGAGCTGGCTGACCCAGTCGCAGCCGGCCTGGGCCGGCGGCCTGCCGGTCGGGGTGCTGGCGGCGCTGGTGGTGCTGGGCGGCCTGTTCGGCGCCGGCCATTTCTGGCTGCGCTCCTTCATGGCCAAGCGGGTCGCCCGCAGCCTGCCGGAGCGCTACGGCGACGTCGACCTGAACCTCCAGCAGGGCTTCCTGCGCAACACCCGCTTCTTCCGTTCGATCTTCCGCAAGAAGCCGGTTGGCTGGAGCGGCGGCGCCGAGAAGCGCATCTTCTCCATCCGCGAGGCGGTGGCGGAGCATGTCCAGCGCATCAACGACCTGTTCACCGACCCCGCCGGGCGGCGCAACCGCGCCCCGGCGGAGTGA
- the aroQ gene encoding type II 3-dehydroquinate dehydratase, whose translation MAIDASVLVLNGPNLNMLGVREPHIYGSMTLDDLEGACQERAEQLGLAIDFRQSNHEGELVSWIQQARTEHDGIVINAGAYSHTSVAIMDALILSELPIVEVHLSNIYKREAIRHHSHISAVAKGMICGFGPHGYLLALDAMANILERD comes from the coding sequence GTGGCCATCGACGCTTCCGTTCTGGTCCTGAACGGACCGAACCTGAACATGCTGGGCGTGCGCGAACCGCACATTTATGGCTCCATGACGCTCGACGACCTGGAAGGCGCGTGCCAGGAACGCGCTGAACAGCTCGGGCTGGCCATCGACTTCCGGCAGTCGAACCACGAGGGCGAACTCGTTTCCTGGATTCAGCAGGCGCGGACGGAGCATGACGGCATCGTCATCAACGCCGGCGCCTACAGCCACACCTCCGTCGCCATCATGGACGCGCTGATCCTGTCCGAGCTGCCGATCGTCGAGGTGCATCTCTCCAACATCTACAAGCGTGAGGCCATCCGCCACCACTCGCACATTTCCGCGGTGGCCAAGGGGATGATCTGCGGCTTCGGCCCGCACGGGTATCTGCTGGCGCTGGACGCCATGGCGAATATCCTCGAGCGCGACTAA